The Colletotrichum higginsianum IMI 349063 chromosome 2, whole genome shotgun sequence genome has a segment encoding these proteins:
- a CDS encoding Nadh:ubiquinone oxidoreductase subunit, translated as MPRHQGTHHCYLSSQLQGSRFTVLSRSIEPHLDERHRLPLETPRTTSSDRSNYLEHPPPSTPRNQLKMAGHHHSEPELALDPALVKLGHMQSNRHIFFRWTPRTARVTLMYAVVVPVIVGYIGYKTDGLWDLRAKRKGDLVYER; from the exons ATGCCTCGCCATCAAGGCACGCACCACTGTTACCTAAGCAGTCAACTCCAAGGCTCGCGATTCACTGTGCTTTCTCGGAGCATCGAGCCGCATCTCGACGAGCGACACCGATTGCCCCTCGAAACCCCGCGAACCACGTCGTCCGACCGATCCAACTACCTCGAACACCCCCCCCCGAGTACGCCTCGGAACCAACTCAAGATGGCGGGCCACCACCACA GCGAACCAGAGCTGGCCCTTGACCCGGCCTTGGTCAAGCTGGGAC ACATGCAGAGCAACCGACACATCTTCTTCCGCTGGACCCCGAGAACAGCCCGCGTGACCCTCATgtacgccgtcgtcgtgccgGTTATTGTTGGTTACATTGGCTACAAGACTGAT GGCCTCTGGGACCTCCGCGCGAAGCGCAAGGGCGACCTCGTCTACGAGCGGTAG
- a CDS encoding Prp18 domain-containing protein, which produces MDFAALMSKELDKSKEATPASSSSSSKYLKRADVEAKRREEYLAEQARIEAEREARAASKRKREEDEAAEKKVREEKRQKLAEESRRRREEKEAEEERVRRKRLGLPELVKASSEDVAEVEDGMEDVPDGELAGRLRALGEPATLFGEGHVARLRRYRRLTTVVTKGPIPTTLQLVEEKDMKVDGAVPKDKEGRRWLFRQLASYFTMVLTEYERAMEQERRDTTASKTAYSAMVQSRENLKPLFRKFEKYDLDDDLLAPIIEIVKAAQERRYVDANDGYLRLSIGKAAWPIGVTMVGIHERSAREKLHNGERGHVMGDEVTRKYLQSIKRLLTFAQVRWPPTDVRQLMG; this is translated from the exons ATGGATTTCGCGGCGCTCATGTCCAAGGAGCTGGACAAGTCCAAggaggcgacgccggcctcgtcctcgtcctcgtccaaaTACCTCAAgcgcgccgacgtcgaggcgaAGCGCAGGGAAGAGTACCTCGCCGAACAAGCgcgcatcgaggccgagcggGAGGCCAGGGCCGCGTCGAAACGCAagcgcgaggaggacgaggcagccgagaagaaggtccgcgaggagaagcggcagaagctcgccgaggagtcacggcggcggcgcgaggagaaggaggcagAAGAGGAGCGCGTCCGGCGCAAGCGGCTGGGCCTGCCGGAGCTCGTCAAGGCCAGTAGCGaagacgtcgccgaggtcgaggacggcatgGAGGACGTGCCGGACGGGGAGCTCGCCGGCAGGCTGCGCGCGCTGGGCGAGCCGGCGACACTCTTTGGCGAGGGACACGTGGCGAGGCTGAGGCGGTACCGACGGCTCACGACGGTGGTCACAAAGGGCCCCATCCCGACGACGCTGCAGctggtcgaggagaaggacatgaaggtcgacggcgcggtgcccaaggacaaggaggggCGGAGGTGGCTGTTCAGGCAGCTGGCGTCCTACTTCACCATGGTCCTGACCGAGTACGAGAGGGCCATGGAGCAGGAGCGGCGCGACACGACCGCGAGCAAGACGGCCTACAGCGCCATGGTGCAGAGCCGCGAGAACCTCAAGCCG CTGTTCCGCAAGTTCGAAAAGTacgacctcgacgatgacctcCTCGCGCCCATCATCgagatcgtcaaggccgcGCAGGAGCGCCGCTacgtcgacgccaacgacGGATACCTCCGCCTCTCGATCGGCAAGGCCGCCTGGCCCATCGGCGTCACCATGGTCGGTATCCACGAGCGCAGCGCCCGCGAGAAGCTGCACAACGGCGAGCGCGGGCACGTCatgggcgacgaggtcacGCGCAAGTACCTGCAGAGCATCAAGCGCCTCCTCACCTTTGCACAGGTCCGCTGGCCGCCCACCGACGTGCGGCAGCTCATGGGATGA
- a CDS encoding Glutathione S-transferase gives MTSEQKPKVKLYWLEQSRAQNILWLLEELKVDYEVEVFHRNKQTLLAPPELAKIHPLGKSPVIDIFPTGSGESITLAESGYMTQYLCEHFGQDTNLIPKKWKDGQEGKLGGETEGYSRCQYLLHYVEGSLLPVLTLSLVIGALKSDNVPFFVRPITSVVANKIFSMMVFPNAKKHLALIDQMLETSPNGGKYLCGEHLSAADILLSFALIAAEPRFDTLGSWPGGSARAAHPRVFEYIDRLKKEPGYERSAQKIREIDGKFEATISKM, from the exons ATGACGTCCGAACAGAAGCCCAAGGTCAAGCTCTACTG GCTTGAACAGTCCAGAGCACAGAACATCCTGTGgctcctcgaggagctcaaggtcGACTACGAGGTCGAGGTCTTCCATCGGAACAAGCAGACCCTCCTGGCGCCCCCcgagctcgccaagatccATCCCTTGGGCAAGTCGCCCGTGATTGACATCTTCCCCACCGGCTCTGGCGAGTCCATCACGCTGGCCGAGAGCGGCTACATGACCCAGTACCTGTGCGAGCACTTTGGCCAGGACACCAACCTCATTCCCAAGAAGTGGAAGGATGGCCAGGAGGGgaagctgggcggcgagACGGAGGGGTACTCGAGGTGCCAGTACCTCCTTCACTACGTCGAGGGAAGTCTGCTGCCTGTCCTGACTCTGTCGCTTGTCATTGGAG CCCTCAAATCCGACAACGTGCCCTTCTTCGTGCGCCCCATCACTTCGGTGGTCGCCAACAAGATCTTCAGCATGATGGTCTTCCCCAACGCCAAGAAGCACCTTGCCCTGATCGACCAGATGCTCGAGACGTCGCCCAACGGCGGCAAGTACCTCTGCGGCGAGCACCTGTCGGCCGCCGACATCCTCCTCAGCTTCGCCCTCATCGCGGCGGAGCCCCGTTTCGACACGCTGGGCAGCTGGCCCGGCGGTTCCGCCCGGGCAGCGCACCCGCGCGTGTTTGAGTACATTGACCGGCTCAAGAAGGAGCCCGGGTATGAGCGCTCGGCGCAGAAGATCCGAGAAATCGACGGCAAGTTTGAGGCCACCATCTCCAAGATGTAG
- a CDS encoding Sin3 associated polypeptide p18 translates to MASVKRDETTPFLLQVFYKTGSFHRTDEFASRSLPPALSLYTWSDCTLTELAGQIVANDPSLLPSPSVGSRLAFRLIYPDTRHTAAPSSTHHTQIPAPRFMVKDLGSVVLGEGAAGAILAAAAAAGEEGPGDIRMADGTATVGDDTAKDKTLGDAKFVVGDYISCAILPPLPDGSVAPALTARNDRTAVPFSARGGLGGLAPQGPRRDAAFGGRQARDRDRRRPGFGDDAFPEGEWRRGERLPEDPPDRSWGRGRRQDRW, encoded by the exons ATGGCGTCGGTCAAGCGGGACGAGACTACGCCGTTCCTTCTCCAGGTTTTCTACAAAACCGGTTCATTTCACAG AACAGATGAGTTCGCCTCGAGAAGCCTGCCGCCCGCACTGTCTCTCTACACTTGGTCCGACTGCACCCTGACCGAGCTCGCGGGGCAGATCGTCGCCAATGATCCGTCGCTGCTGCCGAGTCCATCCGTGGGCTCACGGCTGGCTTTCCGCCTGATCTATCCCGATACCCGGCACACTGCCGCGCCATCCAGCACACACCACACGCAGATACCGGCCCCCCGATTCATGGTTAAGGACCTCGGGAGCGTCGTGTTGGGCGAAGGTGCCGCAGGtgccatcctcgccgccgccgccgccgccggggaggaggggccaGGAGACATCCGCATGGCCGATGGCACGGCGACAGTGGGCGACGACACAGCCAAGGACAAGACACTCGGCGACGCCAAATTTGTGGTGGGAGACTACATCTCGTGCGCTAttctgccgccgctgcctgATGGCTCGGTGGCCCCGGCGCTTACGGCTAGGAACGACAGGACCGCAGTGCCGTTCAGTGCAAGGGGCGGGCTGGGCGGGCTTGCTCCGCAGGGGCCGCGTCGGGACGCCGCGTTTGGCGGGAGACAGGCGCGCGACAGAGACCGACGGCGCCCCGGGTTCGGAGACGACGCGTTCCCCGAAGGCGAATGGAGGAGGGGCGAGAGGCTGCCGGAGGATCCTCCCGACAGGTCTTGGGGCAGAGGACGGAGACAGGACAGATGGTGA